Below is a genomic region from Brassica rapa cultivar Chiifu-401-42 chromosome A08, CAAS_Brap_v3.01, whole genome shotgun sequence.
atttttgattcgattttattatttgcatGGTGTAATTCTAACATGATTTTATTTGcatactaaatattaattattattattactaattAGATCATATGCAGGTATTAACTCTAGAataattaaatgttattattattaagtatattataaatggttatatgcaactataattatatattgatggaataaatatatttttgaaattatcctTATCTAATAACATTTTGATGAAATGAAAAGAGAATTAAATATCTTGTTAGGATATTGttatgaaaatacaaaaaataaataatgtaagcaactttctaggaatggtccatttaaaatatcacacattaAATAAGTTAtgacttttcttttaatagcATAGATATcatattaactaattttttaaatggTTTTACTATGACTTGttaatggtagataaaaaatcgaaccctaaattaatagattagatattgTGTTTGTAGGTTTGTTCTATTTTTCCTATAAAATTTTATGCTATAGATTTCTCATGCAATCTATTacaataaatttgaattttctcCCTGTAAAATTCTCCACATATAATATATGTCGGTAGTCAAAAACACACGAATGCACACATTAAACCAATATCTTTATATGTATACGGTCGGGTGTTTTTGTTGTCAGGGGAATGTAGACTGATGAAGAATAAATCACAGAAGAATTGCAGGAACATATTCAATGTTTCTAACAATATGAAAACAATAggagttgttaaaaaaaaagagaaaacaataaGGAAAATGTTTGTAAATGCATATTGTTCTTCTCATGAAAAAGCTTGTCAATACAAACCTCTGAGTCTGTAGAGATACATAGTGAAATAAACTAACAACAGTCGTTTGTCTCCAAAATTTCTATGGGCCAACCAATCAACGCTACCataatcaaacattttaaacttATACTACATTCATTTGAGCAAGATGCAGAGCCACACGGAAGAATACAGCCAGCATATCGTTCATGTTATAGTTAGGCAAACCCAGGACTCCAAGCCAGTTCGACTTTCGAGTTATCTCCACCAACTAAATAACTCATGGATGTTTGGACCAATCCACCAACAGCAGGATAGTTGTGGAAATCTCGAGCTGACTTGTTGAGAAGCATCCGGGAGAATCTAGTGGGATGTGGAAAGCTCTATTAACGTAAAACACAGGTTGGAGTCTTTGTGAAACCTGGCAAGAGAAAGCTGGATCAGTCTAGAGAGTCTGTGTGGTTTCTCTTTGATTCTACAGGTGATTACATACATCACAACGGCAGGCCCCCCTAGGCTGTGAGAGAGAATGCATAACGTATAAGGTTACTCCTCGTGTACTACCTCTTCCACATTAGGCTGGTAAAGTCTCAATTCTGAAGTTTTGATTTCGTGAGTAACAACGAAACTTACTTTAATCGTCCATGTTAAAGtaatagaaaaagaagaagataatttttaatctttactatatactccctctgttcctgaAAATAGGATGTTTAAGTAGaaacacacatattaagaaaactaatttttgtctagaaaatatcattaaaactataaattaattgtACTCAACCAGTTACAAAATAGactattaaaatatgattgagtacacagtttttaataaagtaaaagttaccttgaaaaatgaaaacatcttatatattggaacATCAAAATTCTGTAAAACATCCTACTTTTAGGAACAAAAGAAGTAGTTATCAAAAAGAgacttgaaaaataaatattggtTTGGCGCTGACCTTGATCATAAGCAACAAAAGCAAGAGATCCAACAACTCCATTTGATACTCATCTGAAGATAAAAGGAACAGATGAGATAGAGAGGTAAAAAAATAAGTCATCAAAGAGATAGACTGTCAAACTCATGACCCCCATTGAAGAAATCTAAAACACCATGCTGCAAGAAAACAGTTTTCCCTCGCCTGGAAAGCCACAAGAGGGAATTAGCGATTACATCTTAAAGGAACTTACAAAACTCACAATAGACTATATACTTTGGTAAGGGAAGACCATATCCATCAGATGAAACAACACGAATAGCTTCATATGGATATCTATCTAGATGACAAGATTAAGTGAGAAGTTTAATCAAATGGAAAAGAGTATttagaatctccatttgtataTAACAACACGAATAGACTATACTTCTCGATCTGGTCGATATTTATACTCATAGCTTTAGTCAGTAAAGGGAAGCTTTCGGGTtcttaacaatatttattaCAAAATGAGCCAAAtcgtttataaaaaatatttataagatcattTATTAGTTACAGACTGTGCCTAAATGATATATTTGAACAGGCTATCCCCGGTAACTAATGAAACAGCCGATTCGCTACTCAACTTTATTTACTGGCTGTAACCGGTTATCTCCAATCTGAGTATGTAAAGGGAACACACACCTCTGCTTTAAAGAACCCTAATTTTCAAATTTCGAACTTGCGCTCTCTTCTCCACCCTTCACTTGAATCTCATTGTCGTTctccacctctctctctctctatctcttacCACTTCTCGAGATGGGAGCAGCTCACAGTCACGAAGATCTAGAGATCTGTGAATCAGACGAAGAGGAATACGAAGAGTACGAAGAACGAAGAgaacaacaagaagaagaagacgagttCGTCGACTCCAGGGACGACGATTCGTTTGCCCCATCCTCCTCTCGTCTCCCTCCTTCATCATCTCTAGACGACGTCGAATCAAAGCTCCGAGCTTTAAAGCTCAAATACCCCTCAACCCAACAGCAAGCTCAAACCTCGACTAAGCTCTTCCGCTACATCAACGGAAACACCCCCAAAGCCAAATGGGTCACTGCCGAGAAGCTCACCTCTTACTCCTTCGTCAAGACCTCACAACACGACGAGGAtcaagacgacgacgacgacgatagGAATCGAGACTCGGAGAAGGAGTGGTGGGTTCTCAAAGTCGGGAGGAGCAAGATCCGTGAAAAGGTCTCCGACGAGATGCAGTTGAAGGCGTATAAAGACCAACGCCGTGTCGATTTCGTCGCTAAAGGAGTCTGGGCGTTGAGATTCGGCACCGTCGAAGACTTCAACGCCTTTGTGAGGAGCTACAACAACTGCTTGTTTGAGAACAATCACGGAGTTGAGTTCAACGAGGCGAGTAAAGCTAAGATCTTTGGTAAAGATTTCATCGGGTGGGCTAATCCTGAAGCTGCTGATGATTCCATGTGGGAAGACGCTGATGATCTACTGCTTAATAGTCCACAGTCCGCTACTCCGGTGAGAGATACGCAAGATCTCACGGAGGCTTTTGAGGAAGCTACGAGCGAGGGGATACATAGCTTAGCTCTAGGTGCGTTGGATAATAGTTTTTTAGTGGGTGGTTCTGGTATTCAGGTGTTCAAGAACATGAGGCAAGGGATTCAAGGGAAAGGTGTTTGTGTTAACTTTGAGGATGGTTACGGTGGGGCTCACTCTGCCCCGAGGAAGGCTCTTCTCATGAGAGCTGAGACTAATATGTTGTTAATGAGTCCCATGAGTCAGAACCGAGGGATCCATCAGCTTGATATTGAGACAGGGAAGGTTATCTCTGAGTGGAAGTTTGAGAAAGATGGAGTTGATATCTCTATGAGTGACATTACTAACGATGGTAAAGGTGCTCAGCTGGACCCGTCTGCGTCGACCTTTCTTGGTTTGGATAACAACAGGCTTTGCAGGTGGGATATGCGTGACAGGTATGGGATGGTTCAGGATCTCGCTACCGCGAATGCTCCGGTGTTGAGTTGGGCTCAGGGGCATCAGTTTTCTAGAGGGACTAACTTCCAGTGCTTTGCGACTACCGGTGATGGCTCGATTGTTGTTGGCTCTCTTGATGGGAAGATTAGACTCTACTCGAGCAACACTATGAGGCAGGCGAAGACGGCTTTCCCTGGACTTGGTGCGCCTGTGACTCATGTGGACGCTACTTACGATGGGAAGTGGATAGTTGGTACGACTGATACGTATTTGATTGTTATCTGTACCCTTTTCACTGACAAGGCTGGTAAGACAAAGACTGGGTTTGAGGGTCGCATGGGGAATAAGATTGCTGCACCAAGGTTGCTGAAGCTGAGACCTCTTGACGCCCATTTAGCTGGATCTAACAATAAGTTCCGCAATGCTCAGTTTTCATGGGTAAGCAAAACTCTAGTTTATGTTTAGATTCGTGCTCCCTAAGTGACATTATTGCTCTAGATAAACGCATCAATATTTGCTTGTTTAGTTAATAGTAAAGTACAAGTCTTTACTTGCACATCTAGAACCAGAGGTGTCTATGTGATTTTTGCCTCTTTTAACTTGAAAGAGTAGGTCTCTTTTTGCTGGAAAGCTTCTCTTTGCTGCCTTTGCCGTAGCTGAATTTGTGACTATATGCAGGTGTTTCTGTCTAAGTTGACTGTTGAGGAAGTTTATTTCTTAGTTGAAGTATAGTTTCCCATAACAATAACATTTACCTGTctgttacaaaataaaaagaaggaCATTTGCCTGTAGAATAGAACTTGCCTTGTCTTTCTTCAGTTTGTCCCATAGTTTTCATATTACAGGTTATAGTGTTCCTCAGTTGTCTGGTGTTTCGTTTTTAATCCATGTTAAGTTTATCTTTGGTTGGTAAATTTCGATATATATAGGTCACGGAGGATGGGAAACAAGAGCGTCATGTGGTGGCAACGGTTGGCAAATTCAGTGTGATATGGAACTTTCAACAAGTGAAGAATGGATCTCATGAATGCTACCATGACCAGGAAGGGCTGAAGAAATGCTACTGCTACAAGATAGTCCTTCGGAATGAATCTATTGTGGACAGCCGCTTCATGAACGACAACTTTGCTGTCTCTGGCTCACCTGAAGCGCCTCTGGTCATTGCAACTCCCATGAAAGTCAGCTCTTTCAGCATATCCAGCAAGCGATGAGGCAAGCAAGGGATTGAccattattagtttatataattcGGATCCTAGTCTGTTTGTAACCATGTGAAATTCCAATGTTCTGGCTCTTAGTACGGTGTTAGATTTCGGGAAAAGACATCTAGGGATGTTGCTAAACTACTTTTGTGTGTgacttttaagttttaagtTTGTCATATTTCCTTCAAAGCAGATTCGATTTCTTGCAAGGCCTTGATGGCGGCTAATGCCAATCTCTCAGCTTCAGTTTCTTTCTGAGCTGCAAATATTTTCCTCTCCATTGTACTTGCTCCAGCTTTTTCTTGCTCTGCTTCTTGAGAATTTCGAAGCTCTTCACGAGCATGTTCAGAGAATGATTTCGTTTCATCTGCTTCTTGAGTGGCTTGCTACAGCTGATTTGGTAGCTCCACCATGGCATACAAATGCATCAATTTTTCAAGACGAGAAATAATCAGAAATAAATCCAGTCAAGTACAGTTTACATCACTATGAGGGTAGCCACTGGACAATCAAACAAGGCTGGACAAAAAACATATTCCTGATCCCATATTAGACTTCGATCATGTGTTGTGGTAAAGCCCCATCCATGTATTTcaaagacaaacaaacaaaacaagaaaccaaaaaaaaaaaaaaacattatattctCGTATACAACTGGCCAAAGATGTCAGCATCTTGGTCCGGTACTTCAAGTTTCAAGAATCTGAAATAATGGTGGTAACACAACTGAAATAACCAAAACTATCTCTCCCCTATTGTCCCATCAAACAGTCCTCCTGTCCACATGTGTTTATGCTGAAGGAGTTACAACACCTGAAACCCATGGAACGATGGTTGGCGCTTTTGGGTGGTTATTTCTGTATGACTCTGAATATCTGTCTTTAAAATTCTCTTTTGGCTGCTCTGCCTGCAATTCACATTGACATTATTGAATGAGACAATTTTCATTATCCAACTCCAACTTGGACGAGCTGAAAAATTGGGTAAAGGGGTAAGTGAAGGAGGCAACTTCTTACGTATTTAAGCCAACATTCCTGGTGTTTATGCTGATAAATATCTGGAGAATAGCATCCAAACTCAGATGGGCAATAAACCCAAATGTTGCATCTCATTTCTCCAGGTTTTGCGCGCTTTGCCTGGTCTAAGCAAGCTTGGCAACAATCAGCTGCACTCTCTTTATGGTGTGTAAGTCCCCATCTCACTGCAGCTCCACCATAATCTGTGTGAAGCTCTGCGTTACATACAGCCGGCACTGGTCTTCCTGCTAATATCTCCTCTGCaaattgaaaatgaaaatgCATAACCTCGTGAGTTTTTAATTCACCAAAATGCATTTAGTTTCTTGGTTATGATCCCATCACAAATTTCTGAGAAATAGTACCAGGCTCTTCCTCTCCTTCAGGTTTATCATCGTGCACTTCATTGTTAACCTCAGCAGGTAACCAAAAACCAATCTCTTCCGACAGCACATCCCACTCCAACTCCAAAGCTCTTACAAGCATCCCTATATGATAGTTACAGGACAAGACAGTTCCCATCTAATTACATTAGACAATGATCCAGTATCCAGATAGTTTCATAAAGTGAATCTGTGGTCATGGTAACTTAAAACTGGCTCTTAATGAGTAATACCTGCTTCCTCCAGTATCACGGTGGAGTTTACTCCATTTTGTTCTTGAATTAGCTCTTTAGCTTCCTTCAGCTTCTCAATGCGCCACGTTTCTACAGCTTCTGTGCCCCAAATGAAGGTGTATTAAGGGTCAATACATTGAATGAGGAATGTTCCAAAGGAAAACTATTGCAGCCTATAACACCTAACAAGTCCACCGTGCATTATTAACACCACAAGGGAAAAAGATGCTTTAAATGCTTGATCTGTTTTGATAGCTTATCCCTTCCACACAGTCGCTTTTAATGAGTAAAGTGGAAGTGAATAAGCTTTTGAAACAGATCAAGCAAATAAAGTATTGATATCTTGAGCTATAATCCACTCCTACATGAATAGTATTTTGATATCTTTACTAAATTGAGCTCTTGACATAGACCACATCTTGCACATTGTTAGGTAATAAGACAAAATCTACTCAACAGAAACACCATCACATTCCAACGAGGGAAGAAGAAGACACACCGTTAACTGATAACTAATCAGAAAAGTTAAGTTTGTGgcagtttcaaaataaatgtcaCGACTTTATACTATACATTAACAAAAGACATATATATCTTAGAAGCAAAACAAAAGAACCTCTGAGCAGGGTAACATTAGACTTCTCCTCTACCCTTCTCAAAAGCTCCAAGATCTCATCAATTAGTTTGCCTTTTACATTGGGAGACAACTCAACACTTGATTCTGCAATGGCCACATCatgtttcatcttcttcacctATATGGTTTTCTACATCATGAGAACCAATGCATATCTTTCCAAAAATAGGAGTTCATTAAAAGCCACTAACCAATCTAACAAGCTCAACAGGTTCCTTAGATCTTCGAATCCGAACCGATTCCTCCATTC
It encodes:
- the LOC103834487 gene encoding protein CYPRO4; the encoded protein is MGAAHSHEDLEICESDEEEYEEYEERREQQEEEDEFVDSRDDDSFAPSSSRLPPSSSLDDVESKLRALKLKYPSTQQQAQTSTKLFRYINGNTPKAKWVTAEKLTSYSFVKTSQHDEDQDDDDDDRNRDSEKEWWVLKVGRSKIREKVSDEMQLKAYKDQRRVDFVAKGVWALRFGTVEDFNAFVRSYNNCLFENNHGVEFNEASKAKIFGKDFIGWANPEAADDSMWEDADDLLLNSPQSATPVRDTQDLTEAFEEATSEGIHSLALGALDNSFLVGGSGIQVFKNMRQGIQGKGVCVNFEDGYGGAHSAPRKALLMRAETNMLLMSPMSQNRGIHQLDIETGKVISEWKFEKDGVDISMSDITNDGKGAQLDPSASTFLGLDNNRLCRWDMRDRYGMVQDLATANAPVLSWAQGHQFSRGTNFQCFATTGDGSIVVGSLDGKIRLYSSNTMRQAKTAFPGLGAPVTHVDATYDGKWIVGTTDTYLIVICTLFTDKAGKTKTGFEGRMGNKIAAPRLLKLRPLDAHLAGSNNKFRNAQFSWVTEDGKQERHVVATVGKFSVIWNFQQVKNGSHECYHDQEGLKKCYCYKIVLRNESIVDSRFMNDNFAVSGSPEAPLVIATPMKVSSFSISSKR
- the LOC103834488 gene encoding uncharacterized protein LOC103834488, whose product is MARGGGEYNGGGGALLSYKRITLLVCLINILIALFVLRFLYASSLHIFPNHDNGVKYTADEIRRMEESVRIRRSKEPVELVRLVKKMKHDVAIAESSVELSPNVKGKLIDEILELLRRVEEKSNVTLLREAVETWRIEKLKEAKELIQEQNGVNSTVILEEAGMLVRALELEWDVLSEEIGFWLPAEVNNEVHDDKPEGEEEPEEILAGRPVPAVCNAELHTDYGGAAVRWGLTHHKESAADCCQACLDQAKRAKPGEMRCNIWVYCPSEFGCYSPDIYQHKHQECWLKYAEQPKENFKDRYSESYRNNHPKAPTIVPWVSGVVTPSA